A DNA window from Drosophila virilis strain 15010-1051.87 chromosome 4, Dvir_AGI_RSII-ME, whole genome shotgun sequence contains the following coding sequences:
- the LOC6628433 gene encoding lipase 3 isoform X1, with protein sequence MSLALGLKQLLLFALCLCLVPRSSNADLSFLFGNITLFNVNFKTPALLGRSISVKSNVNIDNSVDPNIQEDSHLNTYSLIKKYGYPAENHTVTTDDGYVLTLHRIPRPGSTPVLLVHGLLDSSATWVMMGPNKGLGYLLYEQGYDVWMANVRGNTYSRKHIKYTHLHAKYWDFTFHEMGVYDIPKTIDYVLNRTGFPQLHYIGHSQGTVVFWIMGSERPEYMDKIIFMQALAPVAYLKHCKSPVVNFLAEFHASVSIVLKLIGVHEFLPKNEFIVMFNQLICDETTITKEICSNVIFLTTGFDKSQLNETMLPVVVGHAPAGASTKQMQHFAQVRRSGDFRQFDYGWLRNHWHYNSINPPAYKLESVKAKVALYYSQNDWLAQPTDVEALRRRLPNVVSHYLVDYPEFNHLDFIWGVDARELLWDRMLQNMRSHDTDNTIDTSN encoded by the exons ATGTCATTAGCGTTGGGTctgaagcagctgctgctttttgcACTGTGCCTTTGTCTGGTTCCACGCTCGAGCAATGCGGATTTATCATTTCTGTTCGGCAATATTACGCTTTTCAATGTGAACTTTAAGACCCCAGCTTTGCTGGGCCGTTCGATATCGGTGAAGAGCAATGTGAATATTGATAATAGTGTGGATCCCAATATACAGGAGGATTCACATTTGAATACG TATAGTCTAATCAAGAAATATGGTTATCCGGCCGAGAACCATACTGTAACAACTGACGATGGTTATGTATTAACCCTGCATCGCATTCCAAGGCCTGGATCAACGCCTGTTCTTCTGGTACACGGTCTATTGGACAGCTCTGCCACATGGGTGATGATGGGTCCTAACAAGGGTCTAG GCTACTTGCTTTATGAGCAGGGCTACGATGTGTGGATGGCTAATGTGCGGGGCAATACGTATTCCAGAAAACATATAAAGTACACGCATCTGCATGCCAAGTACTGGGACTTCACATTCCATGAAATGGGCGTGTACGATATACCCAAAACAATTGATTATGTACTCAATAGGACGGGTTTTCCCCAACTTCATTATATTGGACACTCGCAGGGCACCGTTGTCTTCTGGATTATGGGCAGTGAGCGACCCGAGTATATGGATAAAATCATATTCATGCAGGCTCTAGCTCCAGTTGCCTATTTAAAGCACTGCAAGAGCCCTGTCGTGAATTTCCTAGCTGAATTTCACGCGTCGGTGAGC ATTGTGCTCAAGCTGATTGGTGTTCATGAGTTTTTGCCCAAAAACGAGTTTATTGTGATGTTCAATCAACTGATTTGCGATGAGACCACAATCACTAAAGAGATCTGCTCCAACGTGATCTTTCTAACCACGGGCTTTGATAAGTCGCAACTGAACGAGACCATGCTGCCCGTTGTGGTGGGGCATGCACCTGCTGGCGCCTCTaccaagcaaatgcaacactTTGCCCAGGTGCGTAGGTCGGGCGACTTTCGTCAGTTTGACTACGGCTGGCTGAGGAATCACTGGCATTACAATAGCATCAACCCACCCGCATATAAGCTGGAGAGTGTCAAGGCCAAGGTCGCCTTGTATTATAGTCAAAACGATTGGCTAGCGCAGCCCACAGATGTCGAGGCACTGCGCCGAAGGTTGCCCAATGTGGTATCGCACTATTTGGTCGACTATCCGGAGTTCAATCATCTGGATTTCATTTGGGGCGTCGATGCACGTGAGCTGCTCTGGGATCGCATGCTGCAGAATATGCGTTCTCATGACACCGACAATACCATAGATACTTCTAACTAA
- the LOC6628433 gene encoding lipase 3 isoform X2 yields MSLALGLKQLLLFALCLCLVPRSSNADLSFLFGNITLFNVNFKTPALLGRSISVKSNVNIDNSVDPNIQEDSHLNTYSLIKKYGYPAENHTVTTDDGYVLTLHRIPRPGSTPVLLVHGLLDSSATWVMMGPNKGLGYLLYEQGYDVWMANVRGNTYSRKHIKYTHLHAKYWDFTFHEMGVYDIPKTIDYVLNRTGFPQLHYIGHSQGTVVFWIMGSERPEYMDKIIFMQALAPVAYLKHCKSPVVNFLAEFHASIVLKLIGVHEFLPKNEFIVMFNQLICDETTITKEICSNVIFLTTGFDKSQLNETMLPVVVGHAPAGASTKQMQHFAQVRRSGDFRQFDYGWLRNHWHYNSINPPAYKLESVKAKVALYYSQNDWLAQPTDVEALRRRLPNVVSHYLVDYPEFNHLDFIWGVDARELLWDRMLQNMRSHDTDNTIDTSN; encoded by the exons ATGTCATTAGCGTTGGGTctgaagcagctgctgctttttgcACTGTGCCTTTGTCTGGTTCCACGCTCGAGCAATGCGGATTTATCATTTCTGTTCGGCAATATTACGCTTTTCAATGTGAACTTTAAGACCCCAGCTTTGCTGGGCCGTTCGATATCGGTGAAGAGCAATGTGAATATTGATAATAGTGTGGATCCCAATATACAGGAGGATTCACATTTGAATACG TATAGTCTAATCAAGAAATATGGTTATCCGGCCGAGAACCATACTGTAACAACTGACGATGGTTATGTATTAACCCTGCATCGCATTCCAAGGCCTGGATCAACGCCTGTTCTTCTGGTACACGGTCTATTGGACAGCTCTGCCACATGGGTGATGATGGGTCCTAACAAGGGTCTAG GCTACTTGCTTTATGAGCAGGGCTACGATGTGTGGATGGCTAATGTGCGGGGCAATACGTATTCCAGAAAACATATAAAGTACACGCATCTGCATGCCAAGTACTGGGACTTCACATTCCATGAAATGGGCGTGTACGATATACCCAAAACAATTGATTATGTACTCAATAGGACGGGTTTTCCCCAACTTCATTATATTGGACACTCGCAGGGCACCGTTGTCTTCTGGATTATGGGCAGTGAGCGACCCGAGTATATGGATAAAATCATATTCATGCAGGCTCTAGCTCCAGTTGCCTATTTAAAGCACTGCAAGAGCCCTGTCGTGAATTTCCTAGCTGAATTTCACGCGTCG ATTGTGCTCAAGCTGATTGGTGTTCATGAGTTTTTGCCCAAAAACGAGTTTATTGTGATGTTCAATCAACTGATTTGCGATGAGACCACAATCACTAAAGAGATCTGCTCCAACGTGATCTTTCTAACCACGGGCTTTGATAAGTCGCAACTGAACGAGACCATGCTGCCCGTTGTGGTGGGGCATGCACCTGCTGGCGCCTCTaccaagcaaatgcaacactTTGCCCAGGTGCGTAGGTCGGGCGACTTTCGTCAGTTTGACTACGGCTGGCTGAGGAATCACTGGCATTACAATAGCATCAACCCACCCGCATATAAGCTGGAGAGTGTCAAGGCCAAGGTCGCCTTGTATTATAGTCAAAACGATTGGCTAGCGCAGCCCACAGATGTCGAGGCACTGCGCCGAAGGTTGCCCAATGTGGTATCGCACTATTTGGTCGACTATCCGGAGTTCAATCATCTGGATTTCATTTGGGGCGTCGATGCACGTGAGCTGCTCTGGGATCGCATGCTGCAGAATATGCGTTCTCATGACACCGACAATACCATAGATACTTCTAACTAA